One genomic region from Cardiocondyla obscurior isolate alpha-2009 linkage group LG19, Cobs3.1, whole genome shotgun sequence encodes:
- the Mrpl2 gene encoding large ribosomal subunit protein uL2m translates to MSAAVLTRLVLGQQISNFTGLTASVFSHVPRRYKWKLVKLPEIGHGKAFRRIVHFKDEYTVEPLQVTNLAGRDPVTGRVVVKGIGGGIKHKYHWIKWVRDGPKDLNEPPKEEKVLAVFKDGCRTSFVALVGSGQELKYILATENMKPGDIIRTHQGIPRNPVRPSEGDAYPLGALPMGTHVHCVEKFPGIGGFLIHAAGTYGVLLNREDDRVIVKMPSKNRFSLHESCMATVGRLSNVEHSSTPVGSAGKNRELGNRPRSGLWHRKTGRFGRKIRPPPPVQIVGEFRSPPEILVLNSYHNS, encoded by the exons ATGTCTGCCGCAGTATTGACGCGTCTCGTTCTTGGCCAACAAATATCCAATTTTACTGGATTGACGGCCTCGGTGTTCTCTCACGTGCCAAGGAGATACAAATGGAAACTCGTGAAGCTACCGGAGATAGGCCATGGCAAAGCCTTTCGGAGAATCGTCCACTTCAAAGATGAGTACACGGTGGAACCTTTGCAAGTAACAAATCTAGCAGGCAGGGATCCTGTTACTG GTAGAGTAGTGGTCAAGGGTATCGGGGGAGGCATAAAGCACAAGTATCATTGGATCAAGTGGGTCAGAGATGGACCGAAGGATCTTAACGAACCGCCGAAAGAAGAGAAGGTCCTGGCAGTCTTCAAGGACGGCTGCCGAACGAGCTTTGTCGCGTTGGTCGGTTCCGGTCAGGAGCTCAAGTATATTTTAGCCACGGAGAACATGAAGCCGGGCGACATAATACGTACCCATCAGGGAATACCGCGCAATCCTGTGAGACCCTCGGAGGGTGACGCCTACCCTCTCGGTGCTCTGCCCATGGGGACTCATGTTCACTGCGTAGAAAAATTTCCGGGAATAGGTGGGTTCCTAATTCACGCCGCTGGTACCTACGGTGTTCTACTGAATCGCGAGGACGATCGCGTGATAGTGAAAATGCCGAGCAAGAATCGTTTTAGCTTGCACGAGTCGTGCATGGCTACGGTCGGCCGATTATCGAACGTCGAGCACAGTTCCACGCCGGTTGGTAGCGCGGGAAAAAATCGGGAGCTGGGAAATCGGCCGAGGAGCGGACTGTGGCATCGTAAAACTGGCAGATTCGGCCGTAAAATCCGACCACCGCCTCCTGTACAAATCGTTGGCGAATTTCGATCACCTCCTGAAATTCTTGTTTTGAATTCTTATCACAACTCGTAA
- the Sfxn1-3 gene encoding sideroflexin-1: MPGGKEVAALGVASKDVDIDKPYWDQSTYRGRALHFLTVTNPLNVFATSQQLEHARDVVTRYRQGETLEKQGVTENELWKCKYLYDSAYHPDTGEKMLLIGRMSAQVPMNMMITGCMMTFYKSTPAVIFWQWINQSFNAIVNYTNRSGSSPIPTETLAQSYIGATGGAVITALTLNRLAKRGPPLAGRLVPLAAVAAANCVNIPLMRVTELQNGIELQTEDGTKVGHSKLAAKQAIATVTLSRIFMASPSMILAPIVMNYLDRRQLLRNAKWAAGPIQVLICGVCLTFATPLCCALFAQRVPISVNQLESDVREQVRSHDASLETVYYNKGL; encoded by the exons AACCGTACTGGGATCAGAGTACTTATCGAGGCAGGGCATTGCACTTCTTGACGGTAACGAACCCGCTCAATGTCTTCGCCACGAGCCAGCAGCTTGAGCACGCGCGTGATGTCGTCACGAGATACAG ACAGGGCGAGACTTTGGAAAAACAAGGCGTCACCGAAAACGAGTTGTGGAAATGCAAATATCTTTACGACAGCGCTTACCACCCCGACACAGGCGAAAAAATGCTGCTGATAGGACGTATGAGCGCGCAAGTTCCTATGAATATGATGATAACCGGCTGTATGATGACATTTTACAA ATCGACGCCGGCTGTAATCTTCTGGCAATGGATCAATCAGTCATTCAACGCTATCGTGAATTACACGAACCGCAGCGGCTCGAGCCCGATTCCGACGGAAACGTTGGCGCAGAGTTACATCGGCGCTACGGGAGGCGCCGTGATAACGGCGTTGACCCTGAACCGTCTCGCGAAACGTGGACCACCGCTGGCTGGTCGATTAGTGCCGTTGGCGGCAGTTGCGGCGGCTAATTGCGTCAACATCCCTCTTATGAGAGTCACCGAGCTCCAAAATGGTATTGAATTGCAAACTGAAGACGGCACGAAAGTCGGGCACAGCAAGCTCGCGGCTAAACAGGCGATCGCGACCGTGACGTTATCACGAATATTTATGGCCTCTCCGAGTATGA TATTGGCGCCGATTGTAATGAATTACCTGGATCGAAGGCAGCTGTTGCGCAACGCGAAATGGGCGGCTGGACCAATTCAAGTTTTAATTTGCGGAGTGTGTCTAACATTCGCGACGCCGCTCTGCTGCGCTCTTTTCGCCCAGCGCGTTCCTATCTCGGTAAATCAATTGGAATCCGACGTACGAGAACAAGTACGATCGCACGATGCTAGTCTGGAGACTGTGTATTATAATAAGGGCCTTTAA